A window of the Rhizobium sp. N324 genome harbors these coding sequences:
- a CDS encoding GNAT family N-acetyltransferase encodes MHIRKAVSSDAEELSALLNEIIRAGGTTALETPLSAAEFADWFIDGEFPLACHVAEHNRSLVGFQSLSLYGDPPKGVADIATFARMNPKTAGIGSALFPATLAAAEAFGLEFINATIRADNVSGLGYYAKMGFETYDRVVQVPLQDGTPVDRIKKRYSVNGMHRITAHA; translated from the coding sequence ATGCATATCCGAAAAGCCGTCTCCTCCGACGCGGAGGAACTGAGCGCTCTGCTGAACGAGATCATCCGGGCCGGCGGAACGACAGCGCTCGAGACCCCGCTTTCGGCTGCCGAGTTTGCCGACTGGTTCATCGATGGCGAGTTTCCGCTTGCCTGCCATGTGGCCGAGCACAATCGGTCGCTGGTCGGCTTCCAATCGCTGAGCTTATACGGCGATCCGCCGAAAGGCGTCGCCGACATTGCGACCTTTGCCCGTATGAACCCGAAGACCGCAGGCATCGGCAGCGCGCTTTTTCCCGCGACCCTGGCGGCAGCGGAAGCGTTCGGACTCGAATTCATCAATGCGACCATCCGCGCCGACAATGTCAGCGGCCTCGGCTATTACGCCAAGATGGGTTTTGAGACCTATGACAGGGTGGTCCAGGTCCCGCTTCAGGACGGGACGCCGGTCGACAGGATCAAGAAACGGTATAGCGTAAACGGCATGCACCGCATAACGGCGCACGCCTGA
- the dhaL gene encoding dihydroxyacetone kinase subunit DhaL has protein sequence MAITTKDLQHLFALIAADIAAQRDHLCELDGAIGDGDHGLAMDAGCEAAAKAVGALDPAQIAPTAVFNAAAKAFLNAVGASSGPLYATAFMRAGAAVKDRPELSDDDFLRAFAAMAQGIRERGKAEPGEKTMVDAWKPAADAALDAWQSGTPLSQCFEIAEQAARQGCEATREMTAAKGRASRLGARATGHIDPGAASAVIIIAAMTKFVRGLDG, from the coding sequence ATGGCGATCACGACCAAAGACCTGCAGCACCTCTTTGCCCTGATCGCCGCCGATATCGCGGCGCAGCGTGACCATCTCTGTGAGCTGGATGGCGCGATCGGTGATGGCGATCACGGTCTTGCCATGGACGCCGGCTGTGAGGCGGCGGCCAAGGCGGTCGGCGCGCTCGACCCCGCGCAGATTGCGCCGACGGCCGTCTTCAACGCGGCGGCAAAGGCATTCCTGAATGCGGTCGGCGCGTCTTCCGGCCCGCTCTATGCCACGGCCTTCATGCGCGCCGGAGCGGCAGTCAAGGACAGGCCTGAACTCAGCGATGACGACTTCCTGCGCGCTTTCGCGGCGATGGCGCAAGGCATTCGGGAACGCGGCAAGGCGGAGCCCGGCGAGAAGACGATGGTCGATGCGTGGAAGCCTGCGGCGGACGCGGCGCTCGATGCCTGGCAGTCGGGAACGCCCCTCTCCCAATGTTTCGAGATAGCGGAACAGGCAGCGCGCCAAGGCTGCGAAGCGACCCGGGAGATGACGGCCGCCAAGGGGCGGGCGTCGCGGCTGGGAGCGCGTGCGACCGGGCATATCGATCCGGGTGCCGCCTCGGCCGTCATCATCATCGCCGCGATGACCAAATTCGTTCGAGGCCTGGATGGTTAG
- a CDS encoding RtcB family protein, with translation MNAPSFICRTSNIAGHVIRSVVAHDEPEQSFSHSLADLASALPSPEALTQKRASLRAVVTTPDFHPGKPVPVGVVADLEGAVLPHMIGSDIGCGMRMVVLEDVTADQLSTPLLDHHLRHLFFQGGRDIALTGLDRHAILREGLPGLLDNLQRTSAGLLSKLDLSRAWVDLERHSDNGVFSCEDIDPDFSDYAQVDDDHRRDAILGTIGGGNHFVELGYVDHVADGAFARAAGLKSGSVVLVVHSGSLDFGQRVGTATKERARIASRSGEDWRVLSMEMQPHLYRRYLDGHANAVNAAFANRFFIELAAVEAVARALGREIDHRLVYDAPHNTVWQNGNIVRHRKGACPARGVGVMASSPYEWLGEPVILPGSMGDGTWLLAGCGSSDFLESAAHGAGRKLSRQEARSKTNISSGLRVIGPVDPRSPTLRGRQDIVAEIHARLKEEAPAAYKPIDSVMAPMVEANMITKVARIKPLITVKG, from the coding sequence ATGAACGCGCCATCATTCATCTGCCGCACCAGCAACATTGCTGGGCATGTCATCAGGTCCGTCGTTGCACACGACGAACCGGAGCAGAGTTTTTCACATTCACTTGCGGACCTTGCGAGCGCTCTGCCATCGCCGGAGGCGTTGACTCAAAAGAGGGCCTCGCTTCGTGCCGTCGTCACGACCCCCGACTTTCATCCCGGGAAACCCGTCCCCGTCGGCGTCGTCGCTGATCTAGAAGGCGCGGTTCTCCCGCACATGATCGGCTCTGACATCGGATGCGGGATGCGCATGGTTGTTCTCGAAGACGTTACGGCCGATCAATTATCGACACCACTTCTCGACCATCATCTTCGTCATCTCTTCTTTCAAGGTGGGCGGGATATCGCCCTAACGGGATTGGACCGGCACGCAATTCTGCGCGAGGGTCTACCTGGGCTCCTTGATAACCTACAACGGACGAGTGCTGGCCTGCTGTCCAAACTTGACCTTTCGCGGGCGTGGGTCGATCTCGAACGGCATTCGGACAACGGCGTTTTCTCATGTGAAGACATCGATCCTGACTTCTCAGACTATGCGCAGGTCGATGACGACCACCGCCGCGATGCTATCCTCGGCACGATCGGTGGTGGGAACCACTTCGTGGAACTCGGTTATGTCGATCACGTTGCGGATGGCGCATTTGCCCGAGCCGCCGGACTGAAATCCGGCTCAGTCGTCCTTGTCGTCCACTCCGGCTCTCTCGACTTTGGACAGCGAGTAGGCACGGCAACAAAAGAGAGAGCGAGGATTGCTTCAAGATCTGGCGAGGATTGGCGGGTGCTCTCTATGGAGATGCAGCCGCACCTCTACAGACGATACTTGGATGGCCATGCGAATGCGGTGAATGCCGCCTTCGCCAACCGCTTCTTTATCGAACTGGCGGCGGTGGAGGCCGTAGCGCGCGCTTTGGGACGAGAAATCGACCATCGTCTCGTCTATGACGCCCCACACAACACTGTTTGGCAAAACGGAAATATCGTACGCCATAGAAAGGGTGCGTGCCCAGCTAGGGGCGTCGGTGTCATGGCCTCCAGTCCATATGAATGGCTCGGCGAACCGGTCATCCTTCCCGGCTCCATGGGCGATGGCACATGGCTACTTGCGGGATGCGGTTCGAGCGACTTTCTGGAGTCCGCTGCTCATGGAGCGGGTCGCAAGCTATCGAGGCAGGAAGCACGCTCGAAAACGAATATCAGCAGTGGGCTACGTGTCATCGGTCCCGTCGACCCTCGAAGCCCGACTTTGCGGGGCCGGCAGGATATTGTGGCCGAGATCCACGCTCGACTCAAGGAAGAGGCGCCAGCGGCATACAAGCCAATCGACAGCGTTATGGCGCCGATGGTCGAAGCGAACATGATAACAAAAGTTGCGAGGATCAAGCCACTCATCACGGTGAAGGGATGA
- a CDS encoding IS1182 family transposase has product MMVGDDLFEGLPVHGARRSAQVGRGAARMREPVRDQIELRAVDIDSLIGQDHAVRVIWNYVEGLDLSTLEDRIKAREHRPGHPPISPRLLLALWLYASSDGVGSARALERQCGSHDVYRWLCGGVSVNYHTLSDFRVGCADLLDRLLAEHLAALAGAGLVTLDCLAQDGVRVRASAGAASFGRKATLDRHLSIAEAVVDQLKHEVDARSDASTRRIEAARERAARERGERLRAAQVALDEIERHRQAREEKRGNGKKPKEPRASSTDAQARVMKMADGGFRPGYNVQVASTAGEQFVVGLEVTNAGSDRGLMRPMLERLRALSGHLPRRYLADGGFGSAEDIEWAHGEGVEVFCPPTQSKHGTDPFLPRRGDGPGVSAWRARMASEAGKAQYKPRSICECVHARWRNWNLRQLTVRGIEKVQAVVLCYALTNNILQGHRLAKG; this is encoded by the coding sequence ATGATGGTGGGCGACGACCTGTTCGAAGGATTGCCGGTGCATGGAGCGCGGCGAAGTGCTCAGGTGGGACGCGGAGCGGCGCGCATGCGTGAGCCGGTGCGCGATCAGATCGAGTTGCGTGCCGTCGATATCGACAGCTTGATCGGCCAGGATCATGCGGTGCGGGTCATTTGGAACTATGTCGAGGGACTGGATCTGAGCACGCTCGAAGATCGGATCAAGGCGCGTGAGCACCGGCCAGGCCATCCACCGATTTCGCCACGGCTTTTGCTGGCGCTGTGGCTCTATGCCAGCAGCGACGGCGTCGGCAGCGCGCGGGCGCTGGAACGGCAGTGCGGGAGCCACGACGTCTATCGCTGGCTGTGCGGCGGTGTCTCGGTGAACTATCACACACTGTCGGATTTTCGGGTTGGTTGCGCCGATTTGCTCGACCGGCTGCTTGCCGAGCATCTGGCGGCGCTTGCCGGTGCCGGCCTCGTCACTCTCGATTGTCTGGCGCAGGATGGCGTGCGGGTCCGGGCAAGCGCGGGTGCGGCCTCGTTCGGCCGCAAAGCGACGCTTGATCGGCATCTTTCCATTGCCGAGGCGGTTGTGGATCAGCTCAAGCACGAGGTCGATGCGCGTTCGGATGCCAGCACTCGGCGCATCGAGGCGGCCAGGGAGCGGGCGGCGCGCGAGCGCGGCGAGCGGCTCAGAGCAGCCCAGGTCGCTCTTGACGAGATCGAGCGCCATCGCCAGGCGCGCGAAGAAAAGCGCGGCAATGGCAAAAAGCCGAAGGAGCCGCGCGCCTCCAGCACGGATGCACAGGCGCGGGTGATGAAGATGGCCGACGGCGGCTTCCGCCCGGGTTATAATGTGCAGGTTGCGAGCACGGCCGGTGAGCAGTTCGTGGTCGGGCTCGAGGTGACCAATGCCGGCTCCGATCGCGGCCTCATGCGGCCGATGCTGGAGCGGTTGCGCGCGCTAAGCGGCCATCTGCCGCGGCGCTATCTCGCCGATGGCGGCTTTGGCAGCGCTGAAGATATCGAGTGGGCGCACGGCGAAGGGGTTGAGGTCTTTTGTCCGCCCACTCAGTCCAAGCACGGAACCGATCCCTTCTTGCCGCGCCGCGGCGACGGTCCGGGTGTGTCGGCCTGGCGGGCCCGCATGGCAAGCGAGGCGGGCAAGGCTCAGTACAAACCCCGATCGATCTGCGAATGCGTCCATGCCCGCTGGCGCAACTGGAATCTGCGACAATTGACGGTGCGCGGCATCGAAAAGGTCCAGGCCGTCGTGCTCTGCTACGCACTCACCAACAATATCTTGCAAGGCCATCGGCTTGCCAAGGGCTGA
- a CDS encoding class I adenylate-forming enzyme family protein, which yields MPIHAQLLRHAAERPDKPALVIDGRSLRYGELHSRAKAICRYLRELPRSSRRTLDLPGVEKLVALSLGNHIGFAEYFIAVTALPNACAVIDPMMPPERIGRIVERLAPDVLIVDDDAGPSAEIARRLGISVVVAGAEPFDLAAAESDLPDEAEGIFLIGFTSGTTAEPKAYYRSREQWRRSLDRGHTVFELADAPSTLCPGALAHGLALYALVEALDAGGTFHSVRKWDPAAVARILSAEQIERLVAVPTHIAGIARAWTGEPALTSLRDVLTAGAKLDVSGVEAMRRLFPRARIREYYGASEIGFMTVSTLVGGAVDFPIDRVGQAYPGVEISIRDPEENDVGTDVPGTIFVRSDLIADGYLWGDDGQAFRVTPAGATVGDLGEIDANGMLRVIGRAGGMMISGGNNVYPAEVESALKTCPGVEEAVVFGLPDDYYGQRIVAVVSGEAIDAKMLAEDCASKLARFKIPRQFYHIASWPMTSSGKISRGQVEAAVISGDGLVLRLSA from the coding sequence ATGCCGATCCATGCGCAGCTTCTTCGACATGCCGCGGAAAGGCCTGACAAGCCGGCCCTGGTGATCGACGGCCGCTCCTTGCGCTACGGCGAGCTCCATTCGCGCGCCAAAGCGATTTGCCGCTATCTCCGGGAATTGCCGCGCTCGAGCCGCCGCACGCTCGATCTGCCCGGCGTCGAAAAACTTGTCGCCCTCAGCCTCGGCAACCATATCGGCTTCGCCGAATATTTTATCGCCGTCACCGCCTTGCCCAACGCCTGCGCGGTGATCGACCCGATGATGCCGCCGGAGAGAATCGGGCGCATCGTCGAACGGCTGGCGCCTGATGTGCTCATTGTCGACGACGATGCCGGACCCAGCGCCGAAATTGCTCGCAGACTCGGCATATCGGTCGTCGTGGCCGGCGCCGAGCCCTTCGATCTCGCCGCGGCGGAAAGCGACCTGCCTGATGAGGCAGAAGGGATTTTCCTGATCGGCTTTACCTCAGGCACCACCGCCGAGCCGAAAGCCTATTATCGCTCTCGCGAGCAGTGGCGCCGGAGCCTCGATCGCGGACACACCGTCTTCGAACTCGCGGATGCGCCGTCCACCCTATGCCCCGGCGCCCTGGCGCATGGGCTGGCGCTTTACGCCTTGGTCGAAGCCCTGGATGCCGGCGGCACCTTCCATTCGGTCAGGAAATGGGATCCCGCCGCCGTCGCGCGCATTCTCTCCGCCGAACAGATAGAACGGCTGGTCGCCGTGCCGACCCATATTGCCGGCATTGCCAGGGCCTGGACAGGCGAACCGGCCCTGACCTCCCTGCGCGACGTCCTGACCGCCGGCGCCAAGCTCGACGTCAGCGGGGTTGAAGCCATGCGCCGCCTTTTCCCGAGGGCGCGCATCCGCGAATATTACGGCGCATCCGAAATTGGTTTCATGACCGTCTCCACCCTTGTCGGCGGCGCGGTCGATTTTCCGATCGACCGGGTGGGGCAGGCCTATCCCGGCGTCGAGATCTCCATTCGCGATCCAGAGGAAAACGACGTCGGGACCGACGTACCGGGCACCATCTTCGTCAGGAGCGACCTCATCGCCGACGGCTATCTCTGGGGCGACGACGGCCAGGCGTTCCGGGTCACACCGGCTGGCGCCACCGTCGGTGATCTCGGCGAAATCGACGCCAACGGCATGCTGCGGGTGATCGGCCGGGCAGGCGGCATGATGATTTCAGGCGGCAACAACGTCTATCCCGCCGAAGTTGAGAGCGCGCTGAAAACCTGCCCTGGCGTCGAGGAAGCCGTCGTCTTCGGCCTGCCGGATGACTATTACGGCCAGAGGATCGTCGCCGTCGTTTCCGGTGAGGCGATCGATGCGAAAATGCTGGCCGAGGATTGCGCAAGCAAGCTTGCCAGGTTCAAGATCCCCAGGCAATTCTACCATATCGCCTCCTGGCCGATGACGAGCAGCGGCAAGATTTCCAGAGGCCAGGTGGAGGCAGCGGTGATTTCGGGAGACGGTCTTGTCCTACGCCTATCAGCCTGA
- a CDS encoding cystathionine gamma-synthase family protein, producing MTAPHPSKTHIGNHALHPETQMLNYGYDPELSEGAVKPPVFLTSTFVFNSAEDGRDFFDYVSGRREPPAGKGAGLVYSRFNHPNSEIVEDRLAVYERTESGALFSSGMSAIATTLLAFVRPGDAVLHSQPLYGGTETLLAKTFLNLGVAAIGFADGVSEGSVQKAAEEAMAKGRVSVILIETPANPTNSLVDVAMIRRVADAIGAKQGHVPIIVCDNTLLGPVFQRPIEHGADISLYSLTKYVGGHSDLIAGAVLGRKAVVKQVKALRGAIGTQLDPHSCWMLGRSLETLQLRMERANSNARAVADFLRDHPKVEKVHYLPYHDPDSPAGRTFAAQCTGAGSTFSFDIRGGQPASFKFLNALQVFKLAVSLGGTESLASHPATMTHSGVPADVRQRIGVLESTIRLSIGIEHPDDLIADLEMALQSA from the coding sequence ATGACGGCCCCGCATCCTTCCAAAACCCATATCGGCAATCATGCACTGCATCCCGAAACGCAGATGCTGAATTACGGCTACGATCCCGAACTTTCGGAAGGGGCGGTCAAGCCGCCGGTATTCCTCACTTCCACCTTCGTCTTCAACTCCGCCGAGGACGGCCGCGATTTCTTCGACTACGTCTCGGGCCGGCGCGAGCCGCCGGCGGGCAAAGGCGCCGGCCTCGTCTATTCGCGCTTCAATCATCCCAACAGCGAGATCGTCGAGGACAGGCTCGCCGTCTATGAGCGGACGGAAAGCGGCGCGCTGTTTTCCTCCGGCATGTCGGCGATCGCCACCACGCTGCTTGCCTTCGTCCGGCCGGGCGATGCGGTGCTCCATTCGCAGCCGCTTTATGGCGGCACGGAAACATTGCTGGCCAAAACCTTCCTGAACCTCGGCGTCGCCGCCATCGGCTTTGCCGACGGCGTCAGCGAGGGCTCGGTGCAGAAGGCGGCCGAGGAGGCGATGGCCAAAGGCCGCGTCTCCGTTATCCTGATCGAAACACCCGCCAACCCGACCAACAGCCTGGTCGATGTCGCGATGATCCGGCGCGTCGCCGACGCGATCGGCGCAAAGCAGGGACATGTGCCGATCATCGTCTGCGACAACACCCTGCTCGGGCCGGTGTTCCAGCGGCCGATCGAACACGGCGCCGATATCTCGCTCTATTCGCTGACCAAATATGTCGGCGGCCATTCCGACCTGATCGCCGGCGCCGTTCTCGGCCGCAAGGCCGTCGTCAAGCAGGTCAAGGCGTTGCGCGGCGCGATAGGCACCCAGCTCGATCCGCATTCCTGCTGGATGCTCGGTCGCTCGCTGGAAACGCTGCAGCTGCGTATGGAGCGGGCAAACAGCAATGCGCGCGCCGTCGCCGATTTTCTGCGCGATCACCCGAAGGTCGAGAAGGTCCACTACCTGCCTTACCACGATCCGGATTCGCCGGCCGGCCGGACCTTCGCCGCGCAATGCACCGGCGCCGGTTCCACCTTTTCCTTCGACATTCGCGGCGGCCAGCCGGCCTCCTTCAAATTTCTGAATGCGCTGCAGGTGTTCAAGCTTGCGGTCAGTCTCGGGGGAACGGAATCGCTGGCGAGCCACCCGGCGACCATGACGCATTCCGGCGTGCCGGCCGATGTCCGCCAGCGCATCGGCGTGCTGGAATCGACCATCCGCCTGTCGATCGGCATCGAACATCCGGACGATCTGATCGCCGACCTGGAGATGGCGCTGCAATCTGCTTGA
- a CDS encoding cupin domain-containing protein yields the protein MLGKTISAAAFAVAIVAGTVAHAAGDKAKVTLVYDHALPNVPGKSIKAVLVEYKPGGTSPGHTHPKSAFIYATVLEGSIKSQVNDGPVKIYKAGESFPEFPGDHHSVSANGSKTAPAKLLAVFVVNSDETELTTDDK from the coding sequence ATGTTAGGAAAAACGATCTCGGCAGCGGCATTCGCCGTTGCCATCGTCGCCGGCACCGTAGCGCATGCCGCGGGCGACAAGGCGAAGGTAACCCTCGTCTACGACCATGCGCTTCCCAACGTTCCCGGCAAGAGCATCAAGGCCGTGCTCGTCGAATATAAGCCCGGCGGCACATCGCCGGGCCACACCCACCCGAAATCCGCCTTCATCTATGCCACCGTTCTGGAGGGCTCGATCAAAAGCCAGGTCAATGACGGCCCGGTGAAGATCTACAAGGCCGGCGAAAGCTTTCCCGAATTCCCCGGCGATCACCACAGTGTCAGCGCCAACGGCAGCAAGACCGCGCCGGCGAAACTGCTTGCGGTCTTCGTGGTGAACTCGGACGAGACGGAGCTGACGACCGACGACAAGTAA
- a CDS encoding YihY/virulence factor BrkB family protein, with protein MADALPLKRLSIAAAMMAAAAIGAFVLMQAKQGGALVPSAAPGRAVDDHGRSAATPEAIPLSGLRDVFWRVYHEVLNDRVTLIAAGVTFYLLLALFPAMAALVSLYGLVADPVTISEHLRELAGLLPPGAFDLLADQIKELVSKRDSALGITFFVGLGIALWSTHSGTLAIFDAMNVAYEENEKRGLIRLNLVGLCFTLSAMLLMVVMVVLVGVMPVVLSYLWLDQFKEHMALLLRWPLLLLVVALAVTSVYRFGPSREPARVRWMTWGAGLTTLAWAAMSLVFSFYLDHFANYNATYGTLGALIGFLIWIWLSVVILVIGAELNAELEHQTARDTTTGTPLPMGARGAYVADTLGETVS; from the coding sequence ATGGCAGATGCGCTCCCGCTCAAGAGGTTGTCCATCGCCGCCGCGATGATGGCGGCGGCGGCGATCGGGGCATTTGTGTTGATGCAGGCGAAGCAGGGCGGTGCGCTGGTGCCGTCCGCGGCGCCGGGCCGCGCGGTTGACGATCATGGCCGCAGCGCCGCCACACCCGAGGCTATTCCGCTCAGCGGCCTTCGCGATGTGTTCTGGCGGGTTTACCATGAGGTCCTGAACGACCGGGTGACACTCATTGCCGCGGGGGTGACTTTTTATCTGCTGCTGGCGCTGTTTCCCGCCATGGCGGCTTTGGTGTCTCTCTATGGGCTGGTTGCCGATCCGGTCACCATATCCGAACATCTTCGCGAATTGGCCGGTCTGTTGCCGCCGGGCGCCTTCGACCTTCTGGCCGATCAGATCAAGGAACTCGTCAGCAAGCGCGACAGCGCGCTTGGCATCACTTTCTTCGTCGGTCTCGGCATTGCGCTGTGGAGCACGCATAGCGGCACGCTGGCGATTTTCGATGCGATGAACGTCGCCTATGAGGAGAATGAAAAGCGCGGTCTTATCCGATTGAACCTCGTCGGCCTCTGCTTCACCTTGAGCGCGATGCTGCTGATGGTGGTGATGGTCGTGCTCGTCGGGGTTATGCCAGTGGTGCTCTCCTATCTCTGGCTCGATCAGTTCAAGGAGCACATGGCGCTTCTGCTGCGGTGGCCGCTGCTGCTGCTGGTCGTCGCGCTGGCGGTCACCTCGGTCTACCGGTTCGGCCCCAGCCGGGAGCCCGCCAGGGTGCGGTGGATGACCTGGGGCGCAGGTCTGACGACCCTCGCCTGGGCCGCCATGTCGCTGGTCTTCTCCTTCTACCTCGATCATTTCGCCAATTACAACGCGACCTATGGCACGCTCGGCGCGCTGATCGGCTTCCTTATCTGGATCTGGCTTTCCGTCGTCATTCTCGTCATCGGCGCGGAACTCAACGCCGAGCTGGAACATCAGACGGCGAGGGATACGACGACGGGCACGCCGCTGCCGATGGGTGCGCGCGGGGCCTATGTTGCAGACACTTTGGGCGAGACCGTGAGCTAA
- a CDS encoding SDR family oxidoreductase, which yields MKIVIIGGTGLIGSKTVERLRSKGHEVLAASPNSGVDTITGKGLAEALAGAEVVLDLANSPSFEDKAVLEFFQTSGRNLLKAASAAGVKHHIALSIVGMERLQGSGYMRAKMAQEELIKGSGIPYTIVHSTQFHEFMAGIAQSGTSGQTVHLSPAYVQPIASDDVADVMAEVALAAPVNGTIEIGGPEKIRLTDIVTRLLKATNDPRQVVADPHARYFGVELEDNSLVTGAQARLGRIRFDDWLSRQPPQKKSA from the coding sequence ATGAAGATCGTCATTATCGGCGGCACCGGGCTGATCGGCTCGAAGACCGTGGAAAGATTGCGCAGCAAGGGGCACGAGGTGCTGGCGGCGTCACCGAATTCGGGCGTCGACACGATCACCGGCAAGGGGCTCGCCGAAGCGCTGGCGGGCGCCGAGGTGGTGCTCGACCTCGCCAACTCGCCTTCCTTCGAGGACAAGGCGGTCCTGGAATTCTTCCAGACATCGGGCCGCAATCTGCTCAAGGCGGCGTCCGCCGCCGGCGTAAAACATCACATCGCGCTATCGATCGTCGGCATGGAGCGGCTGCAGGGCAGCGGCTATATGCGCGCCAAGATGGCCCAGGAAGAGCTGATCAAGGGCTCCGGCATTCCCTACACCATCGTCCATTCCACCCAGTTCCATGAATTCATGGCCGGCATCGCCCAGTCGGGCACATCAGGCCAGACCGTGCATCTGTCACCGGCTTATGTGCAGCCGATCGCATCGGACGATGTCGCCGACGTCATGGCCGAGGTGGCGCTGGCCGCGCCCGTCAACGGCACGATCGAGATCGGCGGACCGGAGAAAATTCGTCTCACCGACATCGTGACGCGCCTGCTGAAAGCGACGAACGATCCGCGCCAGGTGGTGGCCGATCCGCACGCCCGTTACTTCGGCGTCGAGCTCGAGGATAATTCGCTGGTCACTGGCGCCCAGGCGCGGCTCGGCCGCATTCGCTTCGACGATTGGCTCAGCCGGCAGCCACCGCAGAAAAAGAGCGCCTGA
- a CDS encoding thiolase family protein: MSYAYQPDEDWQPVVVAAYRTPIGRAFGSLATVAAEDLLVPIIRRIVAETGVAPEAIDDVLVGNAAGGGGNIGRLAALAAGLPVAVPGVAIDRQCGSGLEAIIMAARLIQAKAGSCFLAGGVESVSTAPWRVERPKANGALPRFYGRARFSPETVGDPDMGIAAENVARQFSITRRRQDEFALRSHRLAVAAAEAGLFRPEIVDISTGHGLVERDECPRPTTSIEALANLRPVFLRDGSVTAGNACPLNDGACLVLVISRGMAKSLGIDKGLAFIDSAAAGVDPNLLGIGPVASTRKLLHRQPGLLLSGIDAIEFNEAFAAQVLASLDQLDISTDAVNREGGAIALGHPFGASGAILVTRLYSQLVRAGVPGATGLAMIGIGGGIGLTALFEAVALS; encoded by the coding sequence TTGTCCTACGCCTATCAGCCTGACGAGGATTGGCAGCCGGTCGTGGTTGCCGCCTACCGCACGCCGATCGGCCGGGCCTTCGGCTCGCTTGCGACGGTCGCCGCCGAAGACCTGCTCGTGCCGATCATCCGCCGGATCGTCGCCGAGACAGGCGTTGCGCCCGAAGCCATAGACGATGTGCTGGTCGGCAATGCCGCCGGCGGCGGCGGCAATATCGGCCGGCTGGCGGCCCTCGCCGCCGGCCTGCCCGTCGCCGTTCCCGGTGTGGCCATCGACCGGCAATGCGGCTCGGGCCTGGAAGCGATCATCATGGCTGCCCGGCTGATCCAGGCGAAGGCAGGCTCCTGCTTCCTCGCCGGCGGCGTCGAGAGCGTCAGCACCGCGCCGTGGCGTGTTGAACGGCCGAAAGCCAATGGGGCGCTGCCGCGTTTCTATGGGCGCGCCCGGTTTTCCCCCGAAACGGTCGGCGATCCCGATATGGGCATTGCCGCCGAAAACGTCGCCCGGCAATTTTCCATCACGCGCCGGAGGCAGGACGAATTCGCGCTCCGCAGCCACCGGCTCGCCGTCGCCGCCGCCGAGGCGGGCCTCTTTCGGCCCGAGATCGTCGACATCTCCACCGGCCACGGACTGGTTGAACGGGACGAATGCCCGCGCCCCACGACATCGATCGAAGCACTGGCAAATCTCCGGCCGGTCTTCCTCCGCGACGGGTCAGTGACCGCAGGCAATGCCTGCCCGCTGAATGACGGCGCCTGTCTGGTGCTGGTCATCAGCCGCGGCATGGCAAAGAGCCTCGGCATCGACAAGGGCCTCGCCTTCATCGACAGCGCTGCCGCCGGCGTCGATCCCAACCTGCTCGGCATCGGCCCGGTCGCCTCGACCAGGAAGCTGCTGCACCGTCAGCCCGGGCTTTTGCTCTCCGGCATCGATGCCATCGAATTCAACGAGGCTTTCGCCGCCCAGGTTCTGGCATCGCTGGATCAGCTCGATATCTCCACCGACGCGGTCAACAGGGAGGGCGGCGCCATTGCCCTGGGCCATCCCTTCGGCGCATCCGGCGCAATCCTGGTTACAAGACTGTACAGTCAGCTGGTCCGCGCCGGTGTTCCCGGCGCCACCGGCCTCGCCATGATCGGCATCGGCGGCGGCATCGGACTGACGGCGCTGTTCGAGGCTGTCGCGCTTTCCTGA